A single Pirellulales bacterium DNA region contains:
- a CDS encoding bifunctional hydroxymethylpyrimidine kinase/phosphomethylpyrimidine kinase — translation TLIKANRVEALSATSELTRPLAMARRLADEHACSVVVTYGGHGMVAAEREGGTWYLPAEATEIRDVCGAGDTLLASLAAMLYERKQLKEACIFASCAAANQVSSVGICQALY, via the coding sequence CACGTTGATCAAGGCGAATCGGGTCGAGGCACTGAGTGCGACCAGCGAGTTAACGCGCCCGCTTGCGATGGCACGTCGACTGGCAGACGAACACGCGTGCAGTGTTGTAGTGACGTACGGCGGGCACGGAATGGTGGCTGCCGAACGAGAAGGCGGGACTTGGTACTTGCCCGCCGAGGCAACGGAGATTCGGGATGTTTGCGGGGCCGGAGACACACTGTTGGCGTCACTTGCTGCGATGCTATATGAACGCAAACAGCTCAAGGAAGCCTGCATCTTTGCTTCGTGCGCCGCAGCCAATCAGGTATCCAGTGTAGGCATATGCCAAGCCCTGTACTGA